Proteins from a genomic interval of Microbacterium abyssi:
- a CDS encoding sodium:solute symporter family protein: MLLFFGGSLYMSIRISRKKENADGYMTAGGKIGFGISAASMTATWIWASSMYASATSGYTYGISGPIHYGLWGALMILLIYPFGRRIRKVAPKAHTIAEVMFARHGRSSQLMLAGSNVLGSLISLTSNLIAGGALISMLSPFTFTQGIVAIAVGVLAYTLWSGFRASVLTDFAQVLAMLGAVAIIIPVIFFAAGGPDLFVEGAKNLTPQQGDFFSSDAFFNQGAPYIAAVLAYAIGNQTIAQRLFAVREDLIKKTFITATVGYGATIIGVGMLGVIALYAGIEPMGGDVNNLIPQMAATYLSPILICVFFVMIIGSLSSTADADMTALSSIMMADIYGQNIAGKKNANPKTMLLVGRLTMVGATAAALGFASMQFNILDLLVFVGAMWGALVFPVIASFYWNRVTNVAFSVAVVAALAAFLPVRFEWVDLSGGLGIASDVLSVIGIGVVLGLMSFGFFGLRVAVIVGAVATVASAPFAIGFLHTYPVLSGSLVAYAVSTVVCAAITMLNKDKRFDFSVIRHRTGDFDTAETEIIGEAESVVQGADADYNATTSTGKEQ, translated from the coding sequence ATGCTGCTGTTCTTCGGCGGCAGCCTGTACATGTCGATCCGCATCTCCCGCAAGAAGGAGAACGCCGACGGCTACATGACCGCCGGCGGCAAGATCGGCTTCGGCATCTCCGCAGCATCCATGACCGCCACCTGGATCTGGGCATCCTCGATGTACGCCTCCGCGACGTCCGGCTACACGTACGGCATCTCCGGCCCCATCCACTACGGACTCTGGGGCGCGCTGATGATCCTGCTCATCTACCCGTTCGGGCGCCGCATCCGCAAGGTCGCGCCCAAGGCGCACACGATCGCCGAGGTGATGTTCGCCCGGCACGGACGCTCCAGCCAGCTCATGCTCGCCGGATCCAACGTGCTCGGCAGCCTCATCAGTCTGACCTCGAACCTCATCGCCGGTGGTGCGCTGATCTCGATGCTGTCGCCGTTCACGTTCACGCAGGGCATCGTCGCGATCGCCGTCGGTGTGCTCGCGTACACCCTGTGGTCGGGGTTCCGCGCCTCGGTGCTGACCGACTTCGCCCAGGTGCTGGCCATGCTCGGCGCGGTGGCGATCATCATCCCGGTGATCTTCTTCGCCGCCGGCGGCCCCGACCTGTTCGTTGAGGGCGCGAAGAACCTCACCCCGCAGCAGGGCGACTTCTTCTCCTCTGACGCGTTCTTCAACCAGGGCGCGCCGTACATCGCGGCCGTGCTCGCGTACGCGATCGGCAACCAGACCATCGCACAGCGTCTGTTCGCTGTCCGCGAGGACCTGATCAAGAAGACGTTCATCACCGCGACGGTCGGCTACGGCGCGACCATCATCGGTGTGGGGATGCTGGGCGTCATCGCCCTGTACGCGGGCATCGAGCCGATGGGCGGCGATGTCAACAATCTCATCCCGCAGATGGCGGCGACCTACCTCAGCCCGATCCTGATCTGCGTCTTCTTCGTCATGATCATCGGCTCGCTGTCGTCGACGGCCGATGCCGACATGACGGCACTGTCGTCGATCATGATGGCCGACATCTACGGTCAGAACATCGCCGGCAAGAAGAACGCCAATCCGAAGACGATGCTGCTGGTGGGGCGTCTGACCATGGTCGGCGCGACAGCCGCCGCACTCGGGTTCGCGTCGATGCAGTTCAACATCCTCGACCTGCTGGTGTTCGTCGGGGCGATGTGGGGCGCTCTGGTGTTCCCGGTGATCGCGAGCTTCTACTGGAACCGCGTCACCAACGTGGCCTTCAGCGTCGCCGTCGTCGCCGCCCTCGCAGCGTTCCTGCCGGTGCGCTTCGAGTGGGTCGACCTGTCCGGCGGTCTCGGGATCGCCAGTGACGTGCTTTCGGTGATCGGCATCGGCGTCGTGCTCGGGCTGATGTCGTTCGGCTTCTTCGGCCTGCGCGTCGCCGTCATCGTCGGCGCCGTCGCGACCGTGGCATCCGCACCGTTCGCGATCGGTTTCCTGCACACCTACCCGGTGCTGTCAGGGTCACTGGTGGCCTACGCGGTCAGCACGGTCGTCTGCGCCGCGATCACGATGCTGAACAAGGACAAGCGGTTCGACTTCTCGGTAATCCGGCACCGCACCGGCGACTTCGACACCGCCGAGACAGAGATCATCGGCGAAGCGGAGAGTGTCGTGCAGGGCGCCGACGCCGACTACAACGCCACAACGTCCACCGGAAAGGAGCAGTGA
- a CDS encoding putative transporter small subunit produces the protein MDPLMLTLYVLIWPVIVIGALAVIIRAFVKDARQAKKEGRQII, from the coding sequence ATGGACCCGCTCATGCTGACCCTCTATGTGCTCATCTGGCCCGTGATCGTCATCGGCGCCCTCGCCGTGATCATCCGAGCGTTCGTGAAGGACGCCCGCCAGGCCAAGAAGGAGGGCCGCCAGATCATCTGA
- a CDS encoding LuxR family transcriptional regulator has translation MTGSPLTHTNLTELEETLLEQARQSSSRRAAETLHGGHEAVLRQTAIALLDEAELLEHDSPPEAIVQVLSGHLRLTGQGRSWELSAGDIMPVPPERHSVLAREDSFFLLTVRRSV, from the coding sequence ATGACCGGATCCCCGCTGACGCACACGAACCTCACCGAGCTCGAGGAGACGCTGCTCGAACAGGCGCGCCAGTCGAGCTCCCGCCGGGCGGCGGAGACGCTGCACGGCGGACACGAGGCGGTGCTTCGGCAGACCGCCATCGCCCTGCTCGACGAAGCCGAGCTCCTCGAGCACGACAGCCCGCCCGAGGCGATCGTGCAGGTGCTCAGCGGTCACCTGCGGCTGACCGGCCAGGGTCGTTCCTGGGAGCTCAGCGCCGGCGACATCATGCCCGTCCCCCCGGAGCGGCACAGCGTCCTCGCGCGGGAAGACAGCTTCTTCCTGCTGACGGTGCGCCGCTCCGTGTGA
- a CDS encoding tripartite tricarboxylate transporter permease, which produces MDSLQLLMDGFATALQPQYLLFAFVGVLLGTAVGVLPGIGPAMTVALLLPLTYTLDVTSAIIMFAGIYYGGMYGGSTTSILLNTPGESASIVTALEGNKMARMGRATSALATAAIGSFIAGTIATGLLTLFAPFIADFAVTLGPGDYFALMIVAFLTVGALLGSSPIRGIVSLAIGLFLGLVGTDTLTGQARFTFSIPNLGDGIDVVIVAVGLFAVGEALYVGSRLRSGALPIIPVSGSWRSWMKKSDWKRSWKPWLRGTAIGFPIGSIPAGGADVATFLSYATEKRLAKDPYRKQFGKGAIEGVAGPEAANNAAAAGVLVPLLTLGLPTTATAAIIISAFQTYGIRPGPLLFDSQPALVWALIASLYLGNVVLIILNLPLVGMWAKVLQIPRPYLYSGILVFAGLGAYAANFTVFDIGVLLLLGIIGFFMRRHGYPVSPMVVGAILGPMAEEQLRKAMAISQGDPLYLVQSPVSIVIYSVMIVIIILGVWLKRRQARFEAALADVDTATIRTVDEEIADQLRER; this is translated from the coding sequence GTGGATAGCCTGCAACTTCTCATGGACGGCTTCGCGACGGCGCTGCAGCCGCAGTATCTGCTGTTCGCGTTCGTCGGGGTGCTGCTGGGCACCGCCGTCGGCGTGCTCCCCGGCATCGGTCCGGCGATGACGGTGGCACTGCTGCTGCCGTTGACGTACACGCTCGACGTCACCAGCGCGATCATCATGTTCGCCGGCATCTACTACGGAGGCATGTACGGCGGGTCCACGACATCGATCCTGCTGAACACGCCGGGGGAGTCGGCCTCGATCGTCACGGCGCTGGAGGGCAACAAGATGGCGCGCATGGGGCGCGCCACGTCCGCTCTCGCCACAGCGGCGATCGGGTCGTTCATCGCCGGCACCATCGCGACAGGGCTGCTCACGCTGTTCGCGCCGTTCATCGCCGACTTCGCGGTCACGCTGGGGCCGGGCGACTACTTCGCCCTGATGATCGTCGCGTTCCTCACCGTCGGCGCCCTGCTCGGCTCGAGCCCGATCCGGGGCATCGTGTCGCTGGCGATCGGCCTGTTCCTGGGGCTCGTCGGCACCGACACCCTCACCGGCCAGGCGCGCTTCACCTTCAGCATCCCGAACCTCGGCGACGGCATCGACGTCGTGATCGTCGCCGTCGGACTGTTCGCGGTCGGCGAGGCGCTCTACGTGGGCTCGCGCTTGCGCAGCGGCGCGCTGCCGATCATCCCGGTGTCCGGCAGCTGGCGCTCATGGATGAAGAAGAGCGACTGGAAGCGCTCGTGGAAGCCGTGGCTGCGCGGCACCGCGATCGGGTTCCCGATCGGGTCGATCCCGGCCGGCGGCGCTGACGTCGCGACGTTCCTGTCGTACGCGACCGAGAAGCGCCTCGCGAAGGATCCGTACCGCAAGCAGTTCGGCAAAGGGGCCATCGAGGGCGTCGCAGGTCCCGAGGCGGCCAACAACGCCGCAGCGGCCGGCGTGCTCGTGCCGCTGCTGACCCTGGGACTGCCGACGACGGCGACCGCCGCGATCATCATCTCGGCGTTCCAGACCTACGGCATCCGCCCCGGGCCCCTGCTGTTCGACAGCCAGCCGGCACTGGTGTGGGCGCTGATCGCGAGCCTGTACCTCGGCAACGTCGTGCTCATCATCCTCAACCTGCCGCTTGTGGGCATGTGGGCGAAGGTGCTGCAGATCCCGCGGCCGTATCTGTACTCCGGCATCCTGGTCTTCGCCGGGCTCGGCGCGTACGCGGCGAACTTCACTGTGTTCGATATCGGCGTGCTGCTGCTGCTCGGGATCATCGGGTTCTTCATGCGCAGGCACGGCTACCCGGTGTCCCCGATGGTCGTCGGCGCCATCCTCGGCCCGATGGCGGAGGAGCAGCTGCGCAAGGCCATGGCGATCAGCCAGGGAGACCCGCTGTACCTCGTGCAGAGCCCCGTGTCGATCGTGATCTACTCGGTCATGATCGTGATCATCATCCTCGGCGTCTGGCTCAAGCGCCGTCAGGCGCGGTTCGAAGCCGCGCTGGCCGACGTCGACACCGCGACGATCCGCACGGTGGACGAGGAGATCGCCGATCAGTTGCGCGAGCGCTGA
- a CDS encoding tripartite tricarboxylate transporter TctB family protein, translating into MTDSVIPGASAAAGAPRSRKLGELAFIGVILVFSVVALVMTGFIREPMGSSNVLGARVVPYAVTGLMLLSSLAAFIAVLRGDVGAPDEGEDVDTEARTSWKTVVLLALAFASLMVTIPVAGWPVAVVVLFTGASLALGAASWWRTVVIGIGLGVLTQLLFGTLLGLSLPPFGSILPGVFGG; encoded by the coding sequence ATGACGGATTCCGTCATTCCCGGGGCGTCGGCTGCAGCCGGCGCCCCGCGGTCGCGCAAACTCGGCGAGCTCGCGTTCATCGGCGTGATCCTGGTGTTCTCCGTCGTCGCGCTGGTGATGACCGGGTTCATCCGCGAGCCGATGGGATCGTCGAACGTGCTCGGCGCGCGCGTGGTCCCGTACGCCGTGACCGGGCTGATGCTGCTGTCGTCCCTCGCGGCGTTCATCGCGGTCCTCCGCGGCGACGTCGGCGCGCCTGACGAGGGCGAGGATGTCGACACCGAGGCGCGCACGTCGTGGAAGACCGTCGTGCTGCTCGCCCTGGCGTTCGCCTCGCTCATGGTCACCATCCCGGTCGCCGGCTGGCCGGTGGCGGTCGTCGTGCTGTTCACCGGCGCGTCGCTCGCTCTGGGCGCTGCGAGCTGGTGGCGGACCGTGGTCATCGGCATCGGCCTCGGTGTTCTCACGCAGTTGCTGTTCGGCACTCTGCTCGGGCTCTCCCTGCCGCCGTTCGGCTCGATCCTCCCGGGGGTGTTCGGTGGATAG
- a CDS encoding Bug family tripartite tricarboxylate transporter substrate binding protein gives MTQHIRIRTRLAAVAVLGVAAVTLAACTGSSPGGSADGGGGEVTIDSAAVIAPADPGGGWDQTARAFAQTLSDESLVSSAPVTNIGGAGGTVGLASLATETDPNTLMITGSVMVGAVETNASDVRIEEMTPIAKLTEEPLVVVVPKDSPYDTIEDFVDAWAEDGAGMAVTGGSAGGIDHILAAQLLIGAGVDAAEVPDTLNYIANSGGGEALTLLLGGQVQAGISGVGEFAQQVEAGELKALAVSSEEPAELLPDVPTLTDEGIDLVVTNWRGLIAPGGISDDEKTELEDLVTSAHDSESWAGILETNGWTDAFLTGEEFAGFLEGDIATTQETLKTIGLIE, from the coding sequence TCGGCGTCGCGGCCGTGACCCTGGCCGCGTGCACCGGATCATCTCCCGGCGGCAGCGCGGACGGCGGTGGCGGCGAGGTCACGATCGACAGCGCCGCGGTGATCGCCCCTGCCGATCCCGGCGGCGGGTGGGACCAGACCGCTCGCGCCTTCGCACAGACCCTGAGCGATGAGTCGCTCGTGTCGTCCGCGCCCGTCACGAACATCGGCGGTGCCGGCGGCACCGTCGGGCTCGCATCGCTCGCGACCGAGACCGACCCCAACACCCTCATGATCACCGGCAGTGTGATGGTCGGGGCCGTCGAGACCAATGCCTCGGACGTGCGCATCGAGGAGATGACGCCGATCGCGAAGCTGACAGAGGAACCCCTCGTCGTCGTGGTGCCGAAGGACAGCCCGTACGACACCATCGAGGACTTCGTCGACGCCTGGGCCGAGGACGGCGCCGGGATGGCGGTCACAGGCGGATCAGCCGGCGGTATCGACCACATCCTCGCCGCTCAGCTGCTGATCGGCGCCGGGGTGGACGCCGCAGAGGTCCCCGACACGCTCAACTACATCGCCAACTCCGGTGGCGGCGAAGCGCTCACGCTGCTGCTGGGCGGTCAGGTGCAGGCCGGGATCTCCGGCGTCGGCGAGTTCGCGCAGCAGGTGGAGGCCGGGGAGCTCAAGGCTCTCGCCGTCTCCTCCGAGGAGCCCGCCGAGCTGCTTCCCGACGTCCCGACGCTGACCGATGAGGGCATCGACCTCGTCGTCACGAACTGGCGCGGGCTCATCGCTCCCGGTGGCATCTCCGACGACGAGAAGACGGAGCTCGAGGATCTCGTCACCTCGGCGCACGACAGCGAGTCGTGGGCAGGCATCCTCGAGACGAACGGATGGACCGACGCGTTCCTGACCGGCGAGGAGTTCGCCGGCTTCCTGGAGGGCGACATCGCCACCACGCAGGAGACGCTGAAGACGATCGGACTCATCGAATGA